From the Sinorhizobium garamanticum genome, one window contains:
- a CDS encoding substrate-binding domain-containing protein, with translation MKLKEFAKQLGLSPTTVSRALSGYPEVSEKTRKRVAEEAVRLGYRPNVNAVRLVTGRAGAIGVVMGRNGEFQFSEYMSGMAERLDSQDIDILVSPIAEQGGKDESQLYSRLATSGRVDAVIIHSPMPNDERIALLHRLGMPFLVHGRSETEVPHAWLDIDNEGAIRRATSHLIDLGHRRIAMINGRAGLTFSLHRDQGYRKALEQRGIPFDPRLIAHGHFTDELGFRFARSFLEQSPQPTAFVAGSMMTVLGVYRAVRSFGLVVGRDVSVIAHDDVFPYLTADNMVPSLSTTRSSLRAAGARSADLVLQLLSGKPATEIHELWSVELILRESTGPVPHSDAIPDKTG, from the coding sequence ATGAAGCTCAAGGAGTTCGCCAAGCAGTTGGGGCTGTCCCCGACGACGGTCAGCCGCGCTTTGAGCGGCTATCCCGAGGTCAGCGAGAAAACCCGCAAACGCGTGGCGGAAGAAGCGGTGCGTCTCGGCTACCGACCGAACGTCAACGCCGTGCGCCTCGTCACGGGACGCGCCGGCGCGATCGGCGTGGTGATGGGCCGCAACGGCGAGTTCCAGTTCTCGGAATATATGAGCGGCATGGCCGAGCGGCTGGATAGCCAAGACATCGACATCCTCGTAAGCCCGATCGCCGAGCAGGGAGGCAAGGACGAGAGCCAGCTCTATAGCCGGCTTGCGACCAGCGGTCGGGTCGATGCCGTGATCATCCATTCGCCGATGCCCAACGACGAGCGCATCGCGCTCCTGCACAGGCTGGGAATGCCGTTCCTTGTCCATGGCCGCTCCGAGACCGAGGTTCCCCACGCCTGGCTCGACATCGACAACGAGGGCGCCATCCGGCGCGCAACCTCGCATCTCATTGATCTCGGCCACAGGCGCATCGCGATGATCAACGGTCGCGCCGGCCTGACCTTTTCACTTCATCGCGACCAGGGCTATCGCAAAGCTCTTGAGCAGCGCGGCATCCCGTTCGATCCGCGCCTCATCGCCCATGGCCATTTCACCGACGAATTGGGCTTCCGCTTCGCCCGCTCCTTCCTCGAACAATCGCCGCAGCCGACGGCATTCGTTGCGGGTTCGATGATGACTGTGCTCGGCGTCTACCGCGCCGTGCGCTCCTTCGGGCTTGTGGTCGGCCGGGACGTTTCCGTCATCGCCCATGACGACGTCTTCCCCTACCTCACCGCCGACAACATGGTGCCCTCGCTCTCGACCACCCGCTCGTCGCTGCGCGCCGCCGGCGCGCGCTCGGCCGACCTCGTCCTGCAGCTCCTGTCGGGTAAGCCGGCGACCGAGATTCACGAGCTCTGGTCGGTCGAGCTCATTCTTCGCGAGTCCACCGGCCCGGTGCCGCACTCAGACGCAATTCCGGACAAAACAGGCTGA
- a CDS encoding TIGR03862 family flavoprotein: MKTREIAIIGGGPAGLMAAEVLSRLGHSVTIYDSMPTVGRKFLLAGKSGLNITHAEDYALFATRFGTASDRLRPALDAFMPNDLRDWAAGLGTETFVGSSGRVFPTVMKASPLLRAWLRRLEAQGAELRTRHRWSGFDDGGYAFETPEGRTVVHCDAALLALGGASWPRLGSDAGWLALLREKGVAVSDFRPANCGFDVAWSESFRDRFAGEPLKSVTASSDAGVFPGEFVVTRHGIEGSLVYAHASSLRDRLEHDSEATLVLDLVPGRTVERLARDFKRQHGKASFSNRLRKAAGLAGVKAALVREVAPAALQADPHDLASLIKALPIPVLRPRPIAEAISSAGGVSFSSINDDYMLKALPGVFVAGEMLDWEAPTGGYLLTACLATGRAAARGIEAWLKR; this comes from the coding sequence ATGAAGACAAGAGAGATCGCGATCATCGGCGGCGGGCCGGCGGGCCTCATGGCGGCGGAGGTGTTGTCTCGCCTTGGCCATTCGGTGACGATCTACGACAGCATGCCGACGGTCGGGCGCAAGTTCCTGCTGGCTGGCAAATCCGGCCTCAACATCACGCACGCCGAGGATTATGCGCTCTTCGCGACGCGCTTCGGCACCGCGTCGGACCGGCTGCGCCCTGCGCTTGACGCCTTCATGCCGAACGACCTGCGAGACTGGGCTGCCGGGCTTGGCACGGAAACCTTCGTCGGCTCCTCGGGGCGCGTCTTTCCGACGGTCATGAAGGCCTCCCCGCTCCTGCGCGCCTGGCTGCGCAGGCTGGAAGCGCAGGGCGCCGAGCTTCGCACCCGTCATCGCTGGTCGGGTTTCGATGACGGCGGCTATGCCTTCGAGACGCCGGAGGGACGCACGGTCGTCCATTGCGACGCCGCCTTGCTGGCGCTTGGCGGGGCGAGCTGGCCGCGGCTCGGCTCCGATGCCGGCTGGCTGGCCTTGCTGCGCGAAAAGGGCGTCGCGGTCAGCGATTTTCGACCCGCCAATTGCGGCTTCGATGTCGCCTGGAGCGAGAGCTTTCGCGACCGTTTCGCCGGCGAACCGCTGAAATCGGTGACGGCTTCGTCTGATGCCGGCGTCTTTCCGGGCGAATTCGTGGTGACACGGCACGGCATCGAGGGCAGTCTCGTCTATGCCCATGCGTCAAGCTTGCGCGACCGGCTTGAGCACGACAGCGAAGCCACACTCGTGCTCGACCTCGTGCCCGGACGAACAGTGGAGCGCCTTGCCCGCGACTTCAAGCGGCAGCACGGCAAGGCAAGTTTCTCCAACCGTCTTCGCAAAGCCGCAGGCCTTGCCGGCGTCAAGGCCGCATTGGTGCGGGAGGTGGCACCTGCAGCCCTTCAGGCCGATCCGCATGATCTCGCGAGCCTGATCAAAGCCTTGCCGATTCCGGTTCTAAGACCCCGGCCGATCGCAGAGGCGATTTCCTCGGCGGGCGGCGTCAGCTTCAGCAGTATCAACGACGACTATATGCTGAAGGCGCTTCCGGGGGTATTCGTCGCCGGCGAAATGCTCGATTGGGAGGCGCCGACCGGCGGCTATCTGCTGACGGCCTGCCTTGCCACGGGACGCGCTGCGGCGCGCGGGATCGAGGCCTGGCTGAAGCGGTGA
- a CDS encoding TetR/AcrR family transcriptional regulator: MKKPKAPQPKQGGPTQKGQCAKRVSILDAAAQVFCREGFAGASIDEIAMEACVSRQTVYNHYREKETLFMAVVQDILDRANAALFSILATFPDNGDNLEDELTAFAVRLNKNCVCNHDGKFIRKLVQTEGERYPHLFEIWREQGPGKIGTALAALFARLSHVARLDIDDFDLAAKQFLALVNADLQMISALGGTPKDEELEKSARAAVRTFLRAYGRPPARVAGDVEELSEETA, from the coding sequence ATGAAAAAACCAAAAGCGCCGCAACCGAAGCAGGGCGGCCCCACTCAAAAAGGCCAATGCGCCAAACGCGTCTCGATTTTGGACGCCGCTGCCCAAGTATTTTGCCGTGAAGGTTTTGCCGGCGCCAGCATCGACGAAATCGCGATGGAAGCCTGCGTCTCGCGGCAGACCGTCTACAACCACTACCGCGAAAAGGAGACGCTGTTCATGGCGGTCGTCCAGGATATCCTGGACCGCGCCAATGCCGCCCTGTTTTCGATTCTCGCGACCTTTCCCGACAACGGCGACAATCTCGAAGACGAGCTCACAGCCTTTGCCGTCCGCCTCAACAAGAACTGCGTGTGCAATCACGACGGAAAGTTCATCCGTAAGCTGGTGCAGACGGAAGGCGAGCGTTATCCGCATCTCTTCGAGATCTGGCGCGAGCAGGGACCGGGCAAGATCGGAACCGCCTTGGCGGCGCTCTTTGCCCGGCTTTCCCATGTCGCGCGGCTGGACATCGACGACTTCGACCTGGCCGCCAAGCAGTTCCTCGCTTTGGTCAATGCCGATCTGCAGATGATCAGCGCCCTTGGTGGAACGCCGAAGGACGAGGAACTCGAGAAGTCTGCGCGGGCGGCCGTGCGCACCTTCCTGCGCGCCTACGGCAGACCGCCGGCTCGAGTGGCTGGCGACGTCGAAGAACTCAGCGAAGAGACGGCCTGA
- a CDS encoding multidrug effflux MFS transporter, with product MTASFLRTAIILGLLSAIGPFAIDMYLPALPSIGKDLGAENNIVQLSLLSFFISFALSQLVYGPLSDIWGRKAPLYLGIGLFALASIGCAMASDIETLIVFRFLQGIGGAAGMVIPRAVVRDMHTGVQAARLMSLLMLVFSISPILAPLTGSAVIEFYGWRGVFYAVMIAAVIGLILLSTQLTETRPKEHRSDSTIGSAIAAYRLLLSDRNFLTLTFIGGLGISSFLVYLANSPFVLIDHYGLTPTQYSFAFSINAVSFFAVSQATGWLGERFGLVRLMRMAVTMFALTMVSMFVVMSLGFNQLPVMAAFLFVGYGVLGLVIPTSSVLALEDHGEIAGTASALMGTLHFVTSAVAMVITSIFFDGTALPMAAGIALCALGAFLVTQATIGRRRRVVAAE from the coding sequence ATGACGGCTTCATTTCTACGCACTGCCATTATTCTTGGACTTTTATCGGCCATAGGGCCGTTTGCGATCGATATGTACCTCCCGGCCCTGCCCTCGATCGGCAAGGATCTCGGCGCTGAAAACAACATCGTGCAACTGAGCCTGCTCTCCTTCTTCATCTCCTTCGCGTTGTCCCAGCTGGTCTACGGCCCGCTCTCGGATATCTGGGGCCGCAAGGCGCCGCTCTATCTCGGCATCGGGCTTTTTGCGCTCGCCAGTATCGGTTGCGCGATGGCAAGCGACATCGAGACCCTCATCGTTTTCCGCTTCCTTCAGGGCATCGGCGGTGCCGCCGGCATGGTCATTCCGCGCGCGGTCGTGCGCGACATGCACACCGGCGTCCAGGCGGCGCGGCTGATGTCGCTGCTCATGCTCGTCTTCAGCATTTCACCGATCCTTGCCCCGCTGACGGGCAGCGCCGTGATCGAATTCTACGGTTGGCGCGGCGTCTTCTATGCGGTGATGATTGCCGCCGTGATCGGGCTGATTCTGCTTTCGACGCAGCTCACGGAGACGCGGCCGAAGGAACACCGCTCGGACAGCACCATCGGCAGCGCGATCGCCGCCTATCGGCTGCTTCTCAGCGACCGCAACTTCCTGACGCTGACCTTCATCGGCGGCCTCGGCATCTCGAGCTTCCTCGTCTATCTCGCGAACTCGCCGTTCGTCCTGATCGACCATTACGGCCTGACGCCGACGCAATACAGCTTCGCCTTCTCGATCAACGCGGTCTCGTTCTTCGCCGTATCGCAGGCGACCGGCTGGCTCGGCGAACGCTTCGGCCTCGTCCGGCTGATGCGGATGGCGGTGACCATGTTCGCGTTGACCATGGTCAGCATGTTCGTCGTCATGAGCCTCGGCTTCAATCAGCTGCCGGTCATGGCGGCCTTCCTCTTCGTCGGCTACGGCGTCCTCGGTCTCGTCATTCCGACGTCGTCGGTGCTGGCGCTCGAGGATCACGGAGAGATTGCCGGCACCGCTTCGGCGCTGATGGGAACGCTGCATTTCGTAACCTCCGCCGTGGCGATGGTCATCACCAGTATCTTCTTCGACGGCACCGCGCTGCCGATGGCGGCCGGCATCGCGCTCTGCGCCCTTGGAGCCTTCCTCGTTACCCAGGCAACGATCGGCCGTCGCCGTCGCGTCGTTGCTGCGGAATAG